The Streptococcus oralis Uo5 genome includes a window with the following:
- a CDS encoding DUF1189 domain-containing protein, giving the protein MLPYPFSYFSSIWGFRKPLSKRFGLNWFQLLFTSIFLISLSMVPIAIQNSSQETYPLDTFIDNVYTPLTDEAIMDLSENAQIVDGKLNYSGTKNQQPSLLIGPSQNKELPKDLQLHFDTEELVISKESKELTRIRYHAIQTESFQSKEDLTQAISKDWYQQNRVYISLFLVLGASFLFGLNFFIVSLGASLLLYITKKSRLFSFRTFKECYHFILNCLGLPTLITLILGLFGQNMATLITVQNILFVLYLVTIFYKTHFRDPDYHK; this is encoded by the coding sequence ATGCTTCCATATCCATTCTCGTATTTCTCTAGTATCTGGGGATTTCGCAAACCCCTATCAAAACGTTTCGGTCTCAACTGGTTTCAGCTTCTCTTTACGAGCATTTTCCTCATCAGTTTGTCTATGGTTCCGATTGCCATTCAAAACAGCTCACAGGAAACGTATCCACTGGATACCTTTATCGATAATGTCTACACTCCACTGACAGATGAAGCCATCATGGACTTGTCAGAGAATGCACAAATCGTTGATGGAAAGCTGAACTACTCAGGTACGAAGAATCAGCAGCCTTCTCTTTTGATTGGCCCGAGCCAAAACAAAGAATTGCCAAAGGACTTGCAACTTCATTTTGATACAGAAGAACTCGTCATCAGTAAGGAAAGTAAGGAACTGACTCGCATTCGCTACCACGCGATTCAAACGGAGAGTTTCCAGAGTAAGGAAGATCTAACCCAGGCCATTTCTAAAGATTGGTACCAACAAAATCGGGTCTATATCAGTCTCTTTCTCGTCCTTGGTGCTAGCTTCCTCTTTGGATTAAATTTCTTCATTGTCTCTCTTGGAGCTAGTCTTCTCCTTTATATCACCAAAAAATCACGCCTCTTTTCATTTAGGACTTTTAAAGAGTGCTACCACTTTATCTTGAACTGTTTAGGATTACCCACTCTGATTACGCTTATTTTGGGACTTTTTGGCCAAAATATGGCAACCCTTATCACTGTACAAAACATTCTTTTTGTTCTTTATCTGGTCACTATTTTTTACAAGACACATTTCCGTGATCCAGATTATCATAAATAG
- a CDS encoding carbohydrate ABC transporter permease produces MENQQPSKAALLSVIPGLGQIYNKQKAKGFIFLGVTIVFVLYFLALAAPELHNLITLGDKPGRDNSLFMLIRGAFHLIFVVVYVLFYFSNIKDAHTIAKRINNGIPVPRTFKDMIKGIYENGFPYLLIIPSYVAMTFAIIFPVIVTLMIAFTNYDFQHLPPNKLLDWVGLTNFTNIWSLSTFRSAFGAVLSWTIIWALSASTLQIVIGIFTAIIANQPFIKGKRIFGVIFLLPWAVPAFITILTFSNMFNDSVGAINTQVLPILAKVLPFLDGALIPWKTDPTWTKIALIMMQGWLGFPYIYVLTLGILQSIPNDLYEAAYIDGANAWQKFRNITFPMILAVAAPTLISQYTFNFNNFSIMYLFNGGGPGSVGGGAGSTDILISWIYRLTTGTSPQYSMAAAVTLIISIIVISISMIAFKKLHAFDMEDV; encoded by the coding sequence ATGGAAAACCAACAACCTAGCAAAGCAGCCTTGCTTTCAGTGATTCCTGGGTTAGGACAGATTTACAATAAACAAAAGGCGAAAGGTTTTATCTTCCTTGGTGTAACTATCGTATTTGTTCTTTATTTCCTAGCACTTGCAGCCCCTGAATTGCACAATTTGATCACTCTTGGTGACAAGCCAGGTCGTGATAATTCCCTCTTTATGCTGATTCGTGGTGCCTTCCATTTAATCTTTGTAGTCGTTTATGTGCTCTTTTATTTCTCAAATATTAAAGATGCACATACAATCGCAAAACGTATTAACAATGGAATTCCTGTCCCACGTACTTTTAAAGATATGATCAAAGGTATTTATGAGAATGGTTTCCCTTACCTCTTGATCATCCCATCTTACGTCGCTATGACATTTGCGATTATCTTCCCAGTTATCGTAACCTTGATGATTGCCTTTACCAACTATGACTTCCAACACTTGCCACCAAACAAATTGTTGGACTGGGTTGGTTTAACTAACTTTACAAACATCTGGAGCTTAAGTACCTTCCGTTCAGCCTTCGGTGCAGTTCTTTCTTGGACCATCATCTGGGCCTTGTCTGCTTCTACTTTGCAGATTGTGATTGGTATCTTCACAGCAATCATTGCTAACCAACCATTTATCAAAGGAAAACGTATCTTTGGTGTTATTTTCCTTCTTCCTTGGGCAGTTCCAGCCTTCATCACTATCTTGACATTCTCAAACATGTTTAACGATAGTGTCGGAGCGATCAACACTCAAGTATTGCCTATCTTGGCTAAGGTCCTTCCTTTCCTTGACGGAGCGCTTATCCCTTGGAAAACAGACCCAACTTGGACTAAGATTGCCTTGATTATGATGCAAGGTTGGCTAGGATTCCCATACATCTACGTTTTGACTTTGGGTATCTTGCAGTCGATTCCTAACGACCTCTACGAAGCGGCTTATATCGATGGTGCCAATGCTTGGCAGAAATTCCGCAACATCACTTTCCCTATGATTTTGGCTGTTGCGGCACCAACATTGATTAGCCAATACACCTTCAACTTTAACAACTTCTCTATCATGTACCTCTTCAACGGCGGAGGTCCTGGTAGCGTTGGTGGTGGAGCCGGTTCAACTGATATCTTGATCTCATGGATTTATCGTTTGACAACAGGTACATCTCCTCAATACTCTATGGCGGCAGCTGTTACCTTGATCATCTCTATCATTGTCATCTCTATCTCTATGATCGCATTCAAGAAACTACACGCATTTGATATGGAGGACGTCTAA
- the malQ gene encoding 4-alpha-glucanotransferase, translated as MKKRQSGVLMHISSLPGAYGIGSFGQTAYDFVDFLVRTKQRYWQILPLGTTSYGDSPYQSFSAFAGNTHFIDLDILVEQGLLETSDLKGVDFGSDASEVDYAKIYYARRPLLEKAVKRFLEVGDVKDFDKFAQDNQSWLELFAEYMAIKEHFDNLAWTEWPDADARARKASALESYREKLADKLVYHRVTQYFFFQQWLKLKAYANDNHIEIVGDMPIYVAEDSSDMWANPHLFKTDANGKATCIAGCPPDEFSATGQLWGNPIYDWEAMDKDGYKWWVERLRESFKIYDIVRIDHFRGFESYWEIPAGSDTAAPGKWVKGPGYKLFAAVKEELGELNIIAEDLGFMTDEVIELRERTGFPGMKILQFAFNPEDESIDSPHLAPANSVMYTGTHDNNTVLGWYRNEIDDPTREYMARYTNRKEYETVPHAMLRTVFSSVSFMAIATMQDLLELDESARMNYPSTLGGNWSWRMTEDQLTPAVEETLLDLTTIYRRINENLVELKK; from the coding sequence ATGAAAAAACGTCAAAGTGGTGTGTTGATGCACATCTCTTCTCTGCCAGGAGCATACGGGATTGGATCATTTGGCCAGACTGCCTATGATTTCGTTGATTTCTTGGTTCGTACGAAGCAACGTTACTGGCAAATCCTCCCTCTCGGGACAACAAGCTATGGAGATTCTCCATACCAATCATTCTCGGCCTTTGCTGGAAATACGCATTTTATTGACCTTGATATCTTGGTAGAGCAAGGCTTGCTCGAAACCAGTGATCTTAAAGGTGTTGACTTTGGTAGCGATGCATCTGAAGTTGACTATGCGAAGATTTATTACGCACGTCGTCCACTTTTAGAAAAAGCAGTTAAACGCTTCTTGGAAGTGGGTGATGTCAAAGATTTTGATAAGTTTGCTCAAGATAACCAATCTTGGCTCGAACTCTTCGCAGAGTATATGGCTATCAAAGAGCATTTTGACAATCTTGCTTGGACAGAATGGCCAGACGCAGATGCTCGTGCGCGTAAAGCTTCAGCACTTGAAAGCTACCGTGAGAAATTGGCAGACAAGTTGGTTTACCACCGTGTGACTCAATACTTCTTCTTCCAACAATGGTTGAAATTGAAAGCCTACGCTAACGATAACCATATCGAGATTGTTGGAGATATGCCAATCTATGTTGCGGAAGATTCAAGCGACATGTGGGCAAATCCACATCTCTTCAAGACAGATGCAAATGGTAAAGCAACCTGCATCGCAGGATGCCCACCAGATGAGTTTTCTGCCACTGGTCAGCTTTGGGGGAACCCAATCTATGACTGGGAAGCAATGGACAAAGACGGTTACAAATGGTGGGTTGAACGCTTGCGTGAAAGCTTCAAAATCTACGATATTGTTCGTATCGACCACTTCCGTGGCTTTGAATCTTACTGGGAAATCCCTGCTGGTTCCGATACAGCGGCCCCTGGTAAATGGGTGAAAGGTCCAGGCTACAAACTCTTCGCAGCCGTTAAGGAAGAACTTGGTGAGCTGAATATCATCGCAGAAGACCTTGGCTTCATGACAGATGAGGTTATCGAGTTGCGCGAACGTACTGGCTTCCCAGGGATGAAGATTCTTCAATTTGCCTTCAATCCAGAAGATGAAAGTATCGATAGCCCACACTTGGCACCTGCTAACTCTGTTATGTACACAGGAACACACGATAACAATACGGTTCTTGGTTGGTACCGTAATGAAATCGATGATCCAACTCGTGAGTACATGGCCCGCTACACTAACCGTAAAGAGTATGAAACAGTGCCACACGCAATGCTTCGCACAGTATTTTCATCAGTGAGCTTCATGGCTATTGCCACTATGCAAGATTTGCTAGAACTAGATGAGTCAGCTCGCATGAACTACCCATCTACTCTTGGAGGAAACTGGTCTTGGCGTATGACTGAAGATCAATTGACACCAGCTGTTGAAGAAACTTTGCTTGACTTGACTACAATTTATCGCCGAATCAATGAAAATTTGGTAGAATTAAAGAAATAA
- a CDS encoding extracellular solute-binding protein, which translates to MSSKFMKSAAVLGTATLASLLLVACGSKTADKAADSGSSEAKEITFYVEDQYKAYAEKVAAAYEKESGTKVNIKSGDQLGGLDKLSLDNQSGQAADVMMAPYDRVGSLGTDGQLSEVTLSDGAKTDDKTKSLVTAADGKVYGAPAVIESLVMYYNKDLLKEAPKTFAELEELAKDSKYAFAGEDGKTTAFLADWTNFYYAYGLLAGNGGYVFGQNGKDAKDIGLANDGSITGVNYAKSWYEKWPKGMQDTEGAANLIQTQFQEGKTAAIIDGPWKAQAFKDAKVNYGVATIPTLPNGKEYTPFGGGKAWIIPSSTKNLEAAQKFVDFLVSTEQQKAFYDATNEIPANTEARSYAEGKNDELTTAVIKQFKNAQPMPNISQMSAVWDPAKTMLFDAVSGKKDAKTAANDAVTLIKETIKQKFGE; encoded by the coding sequence ATGTCATCTAAATTCATGAAGAGCGCTGCTGTGCTTGGAACTGCTACTCTTGCTAGCTTACTTTTGGTAGCTTGCGGAAGCAAAACTGCTGATAAGGCTGCTGATTCTGGTTCATCTGAAGCAAAAGAAATCACTTTCTACGTTGAAGACCAATACAAAGCCTACGCTGAAAAAGTTGCTGCAGCTTATGAAAAAGAATCAGGTACAAAAGTTAACATCAAATCAGGTGACCAACTTGGTGGACTTGACAAACTTTCACTTGACAACCAATCAGGTCAAGCTGCTGACGTTATGATGGCACCATACGACCGCGTAGGTAGCCTTGGTACTGACGGACAACTTTCAGAAGTTACTTTGAGCGATGGTGCAAAAACAGATGATAAAACTAAATCTCTTGTAACAGCTGCTGACGGTAAAGTTTACGGTGCTCCTGCCGTTATTGAGTCACTTGTTATGTACTACAACAAAGACTTGCTTAAAGAAGCTCCAAAAACTTTTGCTGAATTAGAAGAACTTGCTAAAGACAGCAAATACGCTTTCGCTGGTGAAGATGGCAAAACTACTGCATTCCTAGCTGACTGGACAAACTTCTACTACGCATACGGACTTCTTGCTGGTAACGGTGGTTACGTATTCGGACAAAACGGTAAAGACGCTAAAGACATCGGTCTTGCAAACGACGGTTCTATCACTGGTGTCAACTACGCTAAATCTTGGTATGAAAAATGGCCTAAAGGTATGCAAGATACTGAAGGTGCTGCAAACTTGATCCAAACTCAATTCCAAGAAGGTAAAACAGCTGCTATCATCGACGGTCCTTGGAAAGCTCAAGCATTCAAAGATGCTAAAGTAAACTACGGTGTTGCTACTATTCCAACTCTTCCAAATGGTAAAGAATACACACCATTCGGTGGTGGTAAAGCTTGGATCATCCCATCAAGCACTAAGAACCTTGAAGCTGCACAAAAATTTGTAGACTTCCTTGTTTCAACTGAACAACAAAAAGCATTCTACGATGCAACTAACGAAATCCCAGCTAACACTGAAGCTCGTTCATACGCTGAAGGTAAAAACGATGAGTTGACAACAGCTGTTATCAAACAGTTCAAGAACGCTCAACCAATGCCAAACATTTCTCAAATGTCAGCAGTTTGGGATCCAGCTAAAACAATGCTCTTTGACGCTGTAAGTGGTAAAAAAGATGCTAAGACAGCTGCTAACGATGCTGTAACATTGATCAAAGAAACAATCAAACAAAAATTTGGTGAATAA
- a CDS encoding LacI family DNA-binding transcriptional regulator, producing MPVTIKDVAKAAGVSPSTVTRVIQNKSTISDETKKRVRKAMKELNYHPNLNARSLVSSYTQVIGLVLPDDSDAFYQNPFFPSVLRGIAQVASENHYAIQIATGKDEKERLNAISQMVYGKRVDGLIFLYAEEEDPLVKLVADEQFPFLILGKSTSPFIPLVDNDNVQAGFDATEYFIKKGCKRIAFIGGTKRLFVTQDRLTGYESALKQHQLPIDTNLTYFATEFLEEKGYQFSELLFNHDPQIDAIITTDSLLAEGVCDYIAKHKLDVPVLSFDSVNPRLDLVAYVDINSLELGRVSFETILQIINDAKNNKQICYRQLIGHKIIEK from the coding sequence ATGCCCGTGACGATTAAAGATGTGGCTAAGGCTGCAGGTGTCTCACCTTCAACTGTTACCCGCGTCATTCAAAATAAATCAACGATTAGTGATGAAACCAAAAAACGAGTTCGCAAGGCGATGAAGGAGCTCAACTACCATCCCAACCTCAATGCTCGTAGCTTGGTAAGTAGCTATACTCAGGTTATCGGTCTGGTGCTTCCTGATGACTCGGATGCCTTTTACCAAAATCCTTTCTTCCCATCTGTCCTACGAGGGATTGCCCAAGTCGCGTCTGAAAACCACTACGCTATCCAGATTGCAACGGGGAAAGATGAGAAAGAACGTCTCAATGCGATTTCTCAGATGGTTTATGGCAAGCGTGTTGACGGTTTGATTTTCCTCTACGCTGAAGAAGAAGATCCTCTGGTCAAGCTAGTAGCCGATGAGCAATTCCCTTTCCTCATTCTCGGAAAATCCACTTCACCCTTTATCCCTCTTGTTGATAATGACAATGTACAAGCGGGCTTTGATGCGACAGAGTATTTCATCAAAAAAGGATGCAAACGAATTGCCTTTATCGGGGGTACAAAGCGACTCTTCGTAACGCAAGATCGTCTAACTGGCTATGAGTCCGCACTCAAACAACACCAACTTCCGATTGATACCAACTTAACCTACTTTGCGACCGAATTTCTAGAAGAAAAAGGGTATCAGTTCAGTGAACTCCTGTTCAATCACGATCCGCAGATTGACGCTATTATCACAACTGACAGTCTCCTAGCCGAAGGAGTCTGTGACTATATCGCTAAGCACAAACTGGATGTTCCTGTCCTCAGCTTCGACTCAGTCAATCCTCGACTTGACCTCGTAGCTTATGTCGATATCAATAGTCTGGAACTTGGGCGCGTTTCCTTTGAAACCATTCTCCAGATCATCAACGATGCTAAAAACAATAAACAGATTTGTTACCGCCAGTTGATTGGACACAAAATTATCGAAAAATAA
- a CDS encoding YitT family protein, with the protein MKQAKRIKRWRYYLRRFAYQIKILRVLQSISREKYDEKVSASLVYGFLSAVAVNFFFQPGHVYSSGATGLAQIISALSNHWFGFYIPISLTFYAINFPLMILAWYQIGHKFTIFTFITVSMSSLFIQIVPVVTLTEDPIINALFGGVVMGLGIGFALRNNISSGGTDIVSLTIRKKTGKNVGSISFLVNGTIMLIAGLTFGWKYALYSMITIFVSSRVTDAVFTKQKRMQAMIVTNNPDKVIAKIHKKLHRGATMIHDAEGTYNHERKAVLITVITRAEFNDFKHIMKQVDPTAFVSVSENVHILGRFVETDN; encoded by the coding sequence ATGAAACAAGCAAAACGAATTAAGCGGTGGCGCTATTATCTGCGCCGCTTTGCTTATCAGATAAAAATCTTACGAGTTTTACAAAGTATCTCTCGGGAAAAATATGATGAGAAAGTATCGGCTTCTCTGGTTTATGGCTTTTTGTCAGCAGTAGCAGTCAATTTCTTTTTTCAACCAGGGCACGTTTACTCCAGTGGCGCGACAGGTCTGGCACAGATTATCTCTGCCTTGAGTAATCACTGGTTTGGTTTTTATATTCCGATATCGCTAACCTTTTATGCTATCAATTTTCCGTTGATGATTTTGGCTTGGTATCAGATTGGGCATAAGTTTACAATCTTTACCTTCATCACAGTATCCATGAGTTCCCTCTTTATCCAGATTGTACCAGTTGTGACCCTGACAGAGGATCCCATTATCAATGCCCTTTTTGGGGGTGTTGTCATGGGCTTGGGGATTGGTTTTGCGCTCCGTAACAATATTTCTAGTGGAGGTACAGATATCGTCAGTCTGACCATTCGAAAGAAAACGGGTAAGAATGTCGGTAGTATTTCTTTCTTAGTGAATGGGACGATTATGCTGATAGCAGGATTGACCTTTGGTTGGAAATACGCCCTCTACTCCATGATTACCATCTTTGTCTCCAGCCGTGTGACTGATGCGGTCTTTACCAAGCAAAAACGCATGCAGGCCATGATTGTGACCAATAATCCTGACAAGGTAATCGCAAAAATCCATAAAAAATTGCATCGCGGAGCAACCATGATCCACGATGCAGAAGGAACCTATAATCATGAGAGAAAAGCAGTCTTAATTACGGTTATCACACGAGCAGAGTTTAATGATTTTAAACACATCATGAAACAGGTCGATCCGACAGCCTTTGTCTCTGTATCTGAAAATGTCCACATCCTAGGACGATTCGTAGAAACAGACAATTAA
- the aspS gene encoding aspartate--tRNA ligase, with translation MKRSMYAGRVREEHIGQEMTLKGWVGRRRDLGGLIFIDLRDREGIMQLVINPEKVSAEVMATAESLRSEFVIEVTGQVAAREQANDKLPTGAVELNVTALTVLNTAKTTPFEIKDGIEANDDTRLRYRYLDLRRPEMLENLKLRAKVTHSIRNYLDELEFIDVETPFLSKSTPEGARDYLVPSRVNKGHFYALPQSPQITKQLLMNAGFDRYYQIVKCFRDEDLRGDRQPEFTQVDLETSFLMEQEIQDITEGLIARVMKETKGIDVTLPFPRMKYDDAMALYGSDKPDTRFDMLLQDLTEIVKGVDFKVFSEAPAVKAIVVKGAADNYSRKDIDKMTEVAKQYGAKGLAWVKVVDGELNGPVAKFLTGIQADLTAALALEDKDLVLFVADTLEVANATLGALRGRIAKELGLIDNDKFNFLWVVDWPMFEWSEEEDRYMSAHHPFTLPQADTAHELEGDLAKVRAIAYDIVLNGYELGGGSLRINQKDLQERMFKALGFSAEEANDQFGFLLEAMDYGFPPHGGLAIGLDRFVMLLAGEENIREVIAFPKNNKATDPMTQAPSTVALKQLEELSLQVEEDETSKTN, from the coding sequence ATGAAACGTAGTATGTATGCTGGTCGTGTTCGTGAGGAACACATCGGACAAGAAATGACCTTGAAAGGATGGGTTGGCCGTCGTCGTGACCTTGGTGGTTTAATATTTATCGACCTTCGTGACCGTGAAGGAATCATGCAGTTGGTTATCAACCCTGAAAAAGTATCTGCAGAGGTTATGGCAACAGCTGAAAGCCTTCGTAGCGAATTTGTTATCGAGGTGACTGGACAAGTCGCTGCGCGTGAGCAAGCCAATGATAAATTGCCAACGGGTGCAGTTGAGTTGAACGTGACAGCTTTGACGGTGCTTAATACAGCCAAAACAACACCTTTTGAGATTAAAGATGGAATTGAGGCCAATGACGATACACGTTTGCGTTACCGTTACCTTGACCTTCGTCGTCCAGAAATGCTAGAAAACCTTAAGCTTCGTGCCAAGGTGACCCACTCTATCCGTAATTACTTGGATGAGTTGGAGTTTATCGATGTGGAGACGCCATTCCTTTCTAAATCAACGCCAGAAGGGGCGCGTGACTATTTGGTACCATCTCGTGTCAATAAAGGGCATTTCTACGCTCTTCCTCAGAGCCCACAAATCACTAAGCAACTCTTGATGAATGCTGGATTTGACCGTTACTACCAAATCGTCAAATGTTTCCGTGATGAAGACTTGCGTGGAGACCGTCAGCCTGAGTTTACCCAGGTCGACTTGGAAACATCCTTCCTTATGGAGCAAGAGATTCAAGATATCACAGAAGGATTGATTGCGCGCGTGATGAAAGAAACAAAAGGCATCGACGTGACGCTTCCATTTCCTCGTATGAAGTACGATGACGCGATGGCTCTTTACGGTTCTGACAAGCCAGATACGCGTTTTGACATGTTGCTTCAGGACCTGACAGAAATTGTCAAGGGTGTTGATTTTAAAGTCTTCTCAGAAGCACCTGCTGTTAAAGCCATTGTAGTTAAAGGAGCTGCGGACAACTACTCACGTAAAGACATCGACAAGATGACTGAAGTAGCCAAACAGTACGGTGCCAAAGGTCTTGCTTGGGTCAAGGTAGTTGATGGAGAATTAAATGGACCGGTTGCCAAGTTCTTAACTGGGATTCAAGCAGACTTGACTGCAGCACTTGCTCTTGAAGACAAGGATTTGGTTCTCTTTGTGGCGGATACGCTTGAAGTGGCAAATGCAACCCTTGGTGCCCTTCGTGGCCGTATTGCCAAAGAGCTTGGTTTGATTGATAACGATAAGTTCAACTTCCTTTGGGTGGTTGATTGGCCAATGTTTGAATGGTCTGAAGAAGAAGACCGCTACATGAGCGCCCACCATCCATTTACCCTTCCTCAAGCAGATACTGCTCATGAGCTTGAAGGTGATTTGGCTAAGGTTCGTGCCATTGCCTACGATATCGTTTTGAACGGCTATGAGCTTGGTGGTGGTAGTCTTCGTATCAACCAAAAAGACCTTCAAGAACGTATGTTCAAAGCACTTGGTTTCTCAGCTGAAGAAGCAAATGACCAGTTTGGTTTCCTTCTTGAAGCCATGGACTATGGTTTTCCGCCACATGGTGGTTTGGCTATCGGTCTTGACCGTTTTGTGATGCTCTTAGCAGGGGAAGAGAATATTCGTGAAGTCATTGCCTTTCCTAAGAACAATAAGGCAACCGACCCAATGACACAAGCTCCATCAACAGTCGCTCTCAAACAACTAGAGGAACTCAGCTTACAAGTAGAAGAAGATGAAACAAGCAAAACGAATTAA
- a CDS encoding sugar ABC transporter permease, which yields MNNSIKLKRRLTQTLTYLYLIGLSIVIIYPLLITIMSAFKTGNVVAFKLDANVDFSFANFQGLFTETLYGTWYLNTLIIALITMAVQTSIIVLAGYAYSRYNFLARKQSLVFFLIIQMVPTMAALTAFFVMALMLNALNQSWFLIFLYVGGGIPMNAWLMKGYFDTVPMSLDESAKLDGAGHFRRFWQIVLPLVRPMVAVQALWAFMGPFGDYILSSFLLREKEYFTVAVGLQTFVSNVKNLKIAYFSAGAILIALPICILFFFLQKNFVSGLTSGGDKG from the coding sequence ATGAATAACTCAATCAAACTCAAACGTAGACTGACTCAAACCCTCACTTACCTCTACTTGATTGGTCTTTCAATCGTGATTATTTATCCACTTTTGATCACCATTATGTCAGCCTTCAAGACTGGTAACGTCGTAGCTTTTAAACTAGATGCTAACGTCGACTTTAGCTTTGCCAACTTCCAAGGGCTCTTCACTGAAACCTTGTACGGCACTTGGTACCTCAACACTTTGATTATCGCCTTGATTACCATGGCTGTTCAAACAAGTATCATCGTACTTGCTGGTTATGCCTACAGCCGTTACAACTTCTTGGCTCGTAAACAAAGTTTGGTCTTCTTCTTGATCATCCAAATGGTGCCAACTATGGCCGCTTTGACAGCCTTCTTCGTTATGGCCCTTATGTTGAATGCGCTTAACCAAAGCTGGTTCCTCATCTTCCTTTATGTTGGTGGAGGTATTCCGATGAATGCTTGGTTGATGAAAGGCTACTTCGACACAGTACCGATGTCTCTTGATGAATCAGCAAAACTAGATGGTGCAGGACACTTCCGTCGCTTCTGGCAAATTGTTCTCCCACTCGTTCGCCCAATGGTGGCTGTACAAGCGCTCTGGGCCTTCATGGGACCTTTCGGAGACTATATCCTCTCTAGTTTCTTGCTTCGTGAGAAAGAATACTTTACAGTTGCCGTTGGTCTACAGACCTTTGTCAGCAATGTGAAAAACTTGAAGATTGCCTACTTCTCAGCAGGTGCTATCCTCATCGCCCTTCCAATCTGTATTCTCTTCTTCTTCCTACAAAAGAACTTTGTTTCAGGACTTACAAGTGGTGGCGACAAGGGATAA